From a region of the Triticum aestivum cultivar Chinese Spring chromosome 7D, IWGSC CS RefSeq v2.1, whole genome shotgun sequence genome:
- the LOC123165088 gene encoding uncharacterized protein isoform X1 — MACDVAADEPPAIPTALDKAPAVCPVQEPRATDNSPAVCTVRELRAGDAPSAMGRGPDLCSGDTEHAAHDRELLSKDTNPDLLETNNSSQEHDSGDDTMNDKHEQSIVDLTETDASDGMLFDGLRRILEERQERKQERSALKEKRNKRRRPEEGKPKRHINKERATAYSRFSIGYFAKIVDVVCKSNHRMDVVRNGGFGYLLELDDCYVPRPFAQWVADNISTKDEAIVLGGKSIPLNPEAVSLVLGIPAGGTKITVLDEEFGKAEFLSLFGLTDLPSISFFGNKIINEELPDDVYLRCFLTVALATFLCPTSNTKPSTKYLGALVDVSKSKDLDWCSFVHTWNIAYVKKYQTDKLKQKRITTTLGGCIYQLAVWCLDFNNFGSITIPPALPRVCFWKGQTIKHFSDMLIGKDGLYGALQIKDEAETCYAETDGAWASTAKNSNIQKALQRVLGNSFSDKIKEDIFLNFQERVKDQNLTTCLIAKQVLLDTLNIVSSSFNGSQHTEKLESSEHLYMPSDKDNGFGSTIRVDSNGIEIGSDRRGRKKRMKTSTQQSITSTSKDVLLQDKIKQSTPEVDTQGVKAELQPVPWNGPINEHKHQDELEVNSEIGKGCTHIVGQPVRAECIALQQEAHEGESMNKVGPAKHNQDTNMLDGHSNILERSVNACPIEIEAPQKSTSLNYMLLSARLAKAVMSTTQVNNSKEVSTRDVQTTFTGLEHNTVNNNKTQHCIDTSTMEQRNEKQAVVSECVEHQNNIDKDQNTANNVSDYKKRVELDIDINIALSNNDKQQHVKELQDTLHPLDIARQKYFFTDDATPSCRILPDHDDCGNQIIEPELWRPLEMNSEEYNSQIEEAKKKYPCNASKDEQEVQGDSSIQCAQRQPVSIGICKYRDFLPQFEEKDGIIDLTSAVARMSHTWDRATTCYSPMGKWNNENAESPTQKHKKRYSTTAILGKRLFSDEFDENDEQEGTKHQPMPVSPDVQVLGERSFNGSCSSMVNTADNLYNTKLSLGTSSSGKENLPPKRITHPSKWLSSPYDHNERGPLQPHEIELHRGIVALSKVEPHRSKVAVLIDKTSLFLGQLGDSFGVSGHVEAYVFNVFCRMLFRENHPRRSKTHYFFTTLGDYFLENWKSEEGRREMKRKTLRSFNGAGKALPLHESDRIFFPSVHDEHWFLFVVDIIARKFVFLDSYYEGNTPFHIGIRDLMINNFIKTWQDSNLRGMSFRKFGVEYPNMPKQIGSDACGIFALNWMQTWASRNPLQRQFTMNDVANARVRFAVDILFSIHNTEDQGKTLVKNFAW; from the exons ATGGCCTGCGATGTCGCCGCCGACGAGCCACCCGCCATCCCCACCGCGCTCGACAAGGCCCCCGCCGTCTGCCCCGTCCAGGAGCCCCGCGCGACCGACAACtcccccgccgtctgcaccgtccGGGAGCTCCGCGCAGGCGACGCGCCGTCCGCCATGGGCAGGGGCCCCGATCTCTGCTCCGGCGACACTGAGCATGCGGCACACGATAGA GAGCTTTTAAGCAAAGATACAAATCCTGACCTTTTGGAGACAAACAACAGTAGCCAAGAACATGATTCAGGGGATGACACCATGAATGACAAACATGAACAAAGTATAGTGGATCTGACAGAAACAGACGCATCTGACGGCATGCTGTTTGACGGCTTGAGAAGAATT TTAGAGGAAAGACAAGAGAGGAAGCAGGAAAGGAGTGCTTTGAAAGAGAAAAGGAACAAG AGGAGAAGGCCAGAGGAAGGAAAACCCAAACGACACATTAACAAAGAAAGAGCAACTGCATACAGCAGATTTAGCATTGGATATTTCGCAAAGATTGTTGATGTTGTGTGCAAAAGCAATCATAGGATGGATGTTGTTAGGAACGGTGGTTTTGGATACTTGCTTGAGCTAGATGATTGTTATGTTCCACGGCCATTCGCACAGTGGGTCGCGGACAACATATCCACAAAAGATGAAGCAATTGTACTTGGTGGGAAATCAATTCCTCTCAACCCTGAAGCCGTATCATTAGTTCTTGGTATACCAGCAGGCGGAACAAAGATCACAGTGCTAGACGAGGAGTTTGGGAAAGCGGAGTTTCTATCACTGTTTGGGCTAACAGATCTTCCATCCATAAGTTTCTTCGGGAACAAGATTATAAATGAAGAGCTGCCTGACGACGTTTATCTTCGCTGCTTCTTGACTGTCGCACTAGCAACCTTCCTGTGTCCCACATCCAACACAAAGCCAAGCACCAAATATTTGGGAGCACTTGTGGATGTGTCAAAGTCAAAAGATCTTGATTGGTGCTCTTTTGTCCATACATGGAATATCGCCTATGTCAAGAAGTACCAAACAGACAAGCTGAAGCAGAAACGGATAACAACCACTTTGGGAGGCTGCATTTATCAGCTAGCA GTTTGGTGTCTAGACTTCAACAATTTTGGATCAATAACAATTCCACCAGCACTACCCAGGGTTTGTTTTTGGAAAGGACAAACCATTAAACATTTTAGTGATATGCTAATTGGGAAAGATGGATTATATGGAGCTCTTCAA ATAAAAGATGAGGCAGAAACTTGCTATGCAGAAACTGACGGTGCATGGGCAAGCACCGCCAAGAACTCAAACATCCAAAAAGCTCTACAAAGGGTCTTAGGCAACTCTTTTTCAGATAAG ATCAAAGAAGATATATTCCTCAATTTCCAGGAGCGTGTAAAAGATCAAAACCTGACCACTTGTCTGATAGCAAAACAAGTGTTGCTGGATACTTTGAACATTGTCTCTTCTTCTTTTAATGGCTCTCAACATACAGAGAAGTTAGAGTCATCCGAGCACTTGTACATGCCATCCGACAAAGATAATGGGTTTGGCAGTACTATTAGAGTTGATTCTAATGGGATTGAAATTGGCAGTG ATCGAAGAGGCAGGAAGAAGAGAATGAAGACGAGTACACAGCAGTCAATAACTTCAACAAGTAAGGATGTATTGTTGCAAGATAAAATAAAG CAAAGCACACCTGAAGTTGACACACAAGGAGTCAAAGCTGAATTGCAACCAGTACCATGGAATGGTCCTATAAATGAGCACAAACATCAAGATGAACTG GAAGTAAATTCTGAAATTGGTAAAGGATGTACACATATAGTTGGACAACCGGTGCGTGCTGAATGCATTGCACTGCAACAAGAAGCCCACGAG GGAGAAAGCATGAACAAGGTTGGCCCTGCTAAACACAACCAAGACACAAATATGTTGGATGGACATAGCAACATCCTCGAGCGCAGTGTCAATGCTTGTCCTATTGAAATAGAAGCACCACAGAAAAGCACTAGCCTGAACTACATGCTATTATCAGCTAGATTGGCAAAAGCAGTGATGAGCACGACACAAGTTAACAATTCAAAGGAAGTATCCACTAGAGATGTACAGACAACATTCACAGGGTTAGAACATAATACTGTTAACAACAATAAAACACAG CATTGTATAGACACTAGTACCATGGAGCAACGAAATGAGAAGCAAGCAGTGGTTTCTGAATGTGTGGAACATCAAAATAACATTGACAAAG ATCAAAACACTGCGAATAATGTCAGCGATTACAAGAAGCGCGTTGAACTTGATATAGATATCAACATAGCACTATCAAACA ACGATAAGCAACAACATGTCAAAGAGTTACAGGACACTTTGCATCCATTAGATATTGCAAGGCAAAAGTACTTCTTCACAGATGATGCGACACCTAGCTGCAGAATTCTTCCAGACCATGATGATTGTGGGAATCAAATAATAGAGCCAGAATTGTGGCGCCCATTAGAGATGAACTCGGAAGAATATAATTCTCAAATAGAG GAAGCAAAGAAAAAATATCCATGCAATGCAAGCAAGGATGAGCAAGAAGTGCAAGGAGATTCCTCCATACAGTGTGCGCAGAGACAACCCGTGTCCATAGGCATTTGCAAGTATAGAGACTTTCTTCCACAGTTTGAAGAAAAGgatggcatcatcgacttg ACATCGGCTGTTGCACGCATGTCACACACTTGGGACAGAGCAACAACATGCTACTCCCCAATGGGCAAATGGAACAATGAGAACGCTGAAAGTCCTACACAAAAGCACAAGAAG AGATATTCAACAACAGCAATTTTAGGGAAGAGGCTTTTTTCAGATGAgtttgatgaaaatgatgaacaagaagGCACTAAACACCAACCAATGCCT GTGTCTCCGGATGTTCAAGTTTTGGGGGAGAGATCATTCAATGGTTCATGCTCTAGTATGGTAAACACGGCGGACAATTTATACAACACGAAGCTATCATTAGGCACTTCATCAAGTGGTAAAGAGAATTTGCCTCCAAAAAGGATAACACACCCAAGCAAGTGGCTCTCCTCACCATATGATCACAACGAGAGAGGACCTCTTCAGCCACATGAGATAGAGCTACACAGGGGCATAGTGGCACTAAGCAAAGTTGAACCTCACAGAAG CAAAGTGGCTGTGTTGATTGACAAAACAAGCCTTTTCCTTGGACAACTTGGCGATTCATTTGGTGTGAGTGGTCACGTGGAAGCATATGTTTTCAACGTTTTCTGTCGGATGCTCTTTCGAGAGAATCATCCAAGGAGATCAAAAACGCACTACTTCTTCACTACACTAGGT GATTATTTTCTTGAAAATTGGAAATCTGAAGAAGGAAGGAGGGAAATGAAGAGAAAAACACTTAGAAGCTTCAATGGAGCTGGGAAAGCATTGCCTCTACACGAAAGTGATCGT ATCTTCTTTCCGTCAGTACATGATGAGCACTGGTTCTTGTTCGTTGTTGACATTATAGCAAGAAAGTTTGTCTTCCTAGATTCATATTATGAAGGGAACACACCATTCCACATCGGGATCAGAGATTTGATG ATAAACAATTTCATAAAAACATGGCAAGATTCTAATCTGAGAGGAATGAGTTTCAGAAAGTTTGGTGTAGAGTACCCAAACATGCCAAAGCAAATCGGAAG cGACGCTTGTGGGATTTTTGCTCTTAACTGGATGCAAACTTGGGCTTCGCGAAATCCTCTGCAGCGACAGTTCACAATGAACGACGTAGCAAACGCAAGGGTCAGATTTGCTGTTGACATTCTATTTAGTATTCACAACACAGAGGATCAAGGCAAAACACTCGTCAAGAACTTCGCATGGTAA
- the LOC123165088 gene encoding uncharacterized protein isoform X2 — MACDVAADEPPAIPTALDKAPAVCPVQEPRATDNSPAVCTVRELRAGDAPSAMGRGPDLCSGDTEHAAHDRELLSKDTNPDLLETNNSSQEHDSGDDTMNDKHEQSIVDLTETDASDGMLFDGLRRILEERQERKQERSALKEKRNKRRRPEEGKPKRHINKERATAYSRFSIGYFAKIVDVVCKSNHRMDVVRNGGFGYLLELDDCYVPRPFAQWVADNISTKDEAIVLGGKSIPLNPEAVSLVLGIPAGGTKITVLDEEFGKAEFLSLFGLTDLPSISFFGNKIINEELPDDVYLRCFLTVALATFLCPTSNTKPSTKYLGALVDVSKSKDLDWCSFVHTWNIAYVKKYQTDKLKQKRITTTLGGCIYQLAVWCLDFNNFGSITIPPALPRVCFWKGQTIKHFSDMLIGKDGLYGALQIKDEAETCYAETDGAWASTAKNSNIQKALQRVLGNSFSDKIKEDIFLNFQERVKDQNLTTCLIAKQVLLDTLNIVSSSFNGSQHTEKLESSEHLYMPSDKDNGFGSTIRVDSNGIEIGSDRRGRKKRMKTSTQQSITSTSKDVLLQDKIKQSTPEVDTQGVKAELQPVPWNGPINEHKHQDELEVNSEIGKGCTHIVGQPVRAECIALQQEAHEGESMNKVGPAKHNQDTNMLDGHSNILERSVNACPIEIEAPQKSTSLNYMLLSARLAKAVMSTTQVNNSKEVSTRDVQTTFTGLEHNTVNNNKTQHCIDTSTMEQRNEKQAVVSECVEHQNNIDKDQNTANNVSDYKKRVELDIDINIALSNNDKQQHVKELQDTLHPLDIARQKYFFTDDATPSCRILPDHDDCGNQIIEPELWRPLEMNSEEYNSQIEEAKKKYPCNASKDEQEVQGDSSIQCAQRQPVSIGICKYRDFLPQFEEKDGIIDLTSAVARMSHTWDRATTCYSPMGKWNNENAESPTQKHKKRYSTTAILGKRLFSDEFDENDEQEGTKHQPMPVSPDVQVLGERSFNGSCSSMVNTADNLYNTKLSLGTSSSGKENLPPKRITHPSKWLSSPYDHNERGPLQPHEIELHRGIVALSKVEPHRSKVAVLIDKTSLFLGQLGDSFGVSGHVEAYVFNVFCRMLFRENHPRRSKTHYFFTTLGDYFLENWKSEEGRREMKRKTLRSFNGAGKALPLHESDRIFFPSVHDEHWFLFVVDIIARKFVFLDSYYEGNTPFHIGIRDLMINNFIKTWQDSNLRGMSFRKFGVEYPNMPKQIGSDSSQ, encoded by the exons ATGGCCTGCGATGTCGCCGCCGACGAGCCACCCGCCATCCCCACCGCGCTCGACAAGGCCCCCGCCGTCTGCCCCGTCCAGGAGCCCCGCGCGACCGACAACtcccccgccgtctgcaccgtccGGGAGCTCCGCGCAGGCGACGCGCCGTCCGCCATGGGCAGGGGCCCCGATCTCTGCTCCGGCGACACTGAGCATGCGGCACACGATAGA GAGCTTTTAAGCAAAGATACAAATCCTGACCTTTTGGAGACAAACAACAGTAGCCAAGAACATGATTCAGGGGATGACACCATGAATGACAAACATGAACAAAGTATAGTGGATCTGACAGAAACAGACGCATCTGACGGCATGCTGTTTGACGGCTTGAGAAGAATT TTAGAGGAAAGACAAGAGAGGAAGCAGGAAAGGAGTGCTTTGAAAGAGAAAAGGAACAAG AGGAGAAGGCCAGAGGAAGGAAAACCCAAACGACACATTAACAAAGAAAGAGCAACTGCATACAGCAGATTTAGCATTGGATATTTCGCAAAGATTGTTGATGTTGTGTGCAAAAGCAATCATAGGATGGATGTTGTTAGGAACGGTGGTTTTGGATACTTGCTTGAGCTAGATGATTGTTATGTTCCACGGCCATTCGCACAGTGGGTCGCGGACAACATATCCACAAAAGATGAAGCAATTGTACTTGGTGGGAAATCAATTCCTCTCAACCCTGAAGCCGTATCATTAGTTCTTGGTATACCAGCAGGCGGAACAAAGATCACAGTGCTAGACGAGGAGTTTGGGAAAGCGGAGTTTCTATCACTGTTTGGGCTAACAGATCTTCCATCCATAAGTTTCTTCGGGAACAAGATTATAAATGAAGAGCTGCCTGACGACGTTTATCTTCGCTGCTTCTTGACTGTCGCACTAGCAACCTTCCTGTGTCCCACATCCAACACAAAGCCAAGCACCAAATATTTGGGAGCACTTGTGGATGTGTCAAAGTCAAAAGATCTTGATTGGTGCTCTTTTGTCCATACATGGAATATCGCCTATGTCAAGAAGTACCAAACAGACAAGCTGAAGCAGAAACGGATAACAACCACTTTGGGAGGCTGCATTTATCAGCTAGCA GTTTGGTGTCTAGACTTCAACAATTTTGGATCAATAACAATTCCACCAGCACTACCCAGGGTTTGTTTTTGGAAAGGACAAACCATTAAACATTTTAGTGATATGCTAATTGGGAAAGATGGATTATATGGAGCTCTTCAA ATAAAAGATGAGGCAGAAACTTGCTATGCAGAAACTGACGGTGCATGGGCAAGCACCGCCAAGAACTCAAACATCCAAAAAGCTCTACAAAGGGTCTTAGGCAACTCTTTTTCAGATAAG ATCAAAGAAGATATATTCCTCAATTTCCAGGAGCGTGTAAAAGATCAAAACCTGACCACTTGTCTGATAGCAAAACAAGTGTTGCTGGATACTTTGAACATTGTCTCTTCTTCTTTTAATGGCTCTCAACATACAGAGAAGTTAGAGTCATCCGAGCACTTGTACATGCCATCCGACAAAGATAATGGGTTTGGCAGTACTATTAGAGTTGATTCTAATGGGATTGAAATTGGCAGTG ATCGAAGAGGCAGGAAGAAGAGAATGAAGACGAGTACACAGCAGTCAATAACTTCAACAAGTAAGGATGTATTGTTGCAAGATAAAATAAAG CAAAGCACACCTGAAGTTGACACACAAGGAGTCAAAGCTGAATTGCAACCAGTACCATGGAATGGTCCTATAAATGAGCACAAACATCAAGATGAACTG GAAGTAAATTCTGAAATTGGTAAAGGATGTACACATATAGTTGGACAACCGGTGCGTGCTGAATGCATTGCACTGCAACAAGAAGCCCACGAG GGAGAAAGCATGAACAAGGTTGGCCCTGCTAAACACAACCAAGACACAAATATGTTGGATGGACATAGCAACATCCTCGAGCGCAGTGTCAATGCTTGTCCTATTGAAATAGAAGCACCACAGAAAAGCACTAGCCTGAACTACATGCTATTATCAGCTAGATTGGCAAAAGCAGTGATGAGCACGACACAAGTTAACAATTCAAAGGAAGTATCCACTAGAGATGTACAGACAACATTCACAGGGTTAGAACATAATACTGTTAACAACAATAAAACACAG CATTGTATAGACACTAGTACCATGGAGCAACGAAATGAGAAGCAAGCAGTGGTTTCTGAATGTGTGGAACATCAAAATAACATTGACAAAG ATCAAAACACTGCGAATAATGTCAGCGATTACAAGAAGCGCGTTGAACTTGATATAGATATCAACATAGCACTATCAAACA ACGATAAGCAACAACATGTCAAAGAGTTACAGGACACTTTGCATCCATTAGATATTGCAAGGCAAAAGTACTTCTTCACAGATGATGCGACACCTAGCTGCAGAATTCTTCCAGACCATGATGATTGTGGGAATCAAATAATAGAGCCAGAATTGTGGCGCCCATTAGAGATGAACTCGGAAGAATATAATTCTCAAATAGAG GAAGCAAAGAAAAAATATCCATGCAATGCAAGCAAGGATGAGCAAGAAGTGCAAGGAGATTCCTCCATACAGTGTGCGCAGAGACAACCCGTGTCCATAGGCATTTGCAAGTATAGAGACTTTCTTCCACAGTTTGAAGAAAAGgatggcatcatcgacttg ACATCGGCTGTTGCACGCATGTCACACACTTGGGACAGAGCAACAACATGCTACTCCCCAATGGGCAAATGGAACAATGAGAACGCTGAAAGTCCTACACAAAAGCACAAGAAG AGATATTCAACAACAGCAATTTTAGGGAAGAGGCTTTTTTCAGATGAgtttgatgaaaatgatgaacaagaagGCACTAAACACCAACCAATGCCT GTGTCTCCGGATGTTCAAGTTTTGGGGGAGAGATCATTCAATGGTTCATGCTCTAGTATGGTAAACACGGCGGACAATTTATACAACACGAAGCTATCATTAGGCACTTCATCAAGTGGTAAAGAGAATTTGCCTCCAAAAAGGATAACACACCCAAGCAAGTGGCTCTCCTCACCATATGATCACAACGAGAGAGGACCTCTTCAGCCACATGAGATAGAGCTACACAGGGGCATAGTGGCACTAAGCAAAGTTGAACCTCACAGAAG CAAAGTGGCTGTGTTGATTGACAAAACAAGCCTTTTCCTTGGACAACTTGGCGATTCATTTGGTGTGAGTGGTCACGTGGAAGCATATGTTTTCAACGTTTTCTGTCGGATGCTCTTTCGAGAGAATCATCCAAGGAGATCAAAAACGCACTACTTCTTCACTACACTAGGT GATTATTTTCTTGAAAATTGGAAATCTGAAGAAGGAAGGAGGGAAATGAAGAGAAAAACACTTAGAAGCTTCAATGGAGCTGGGAAAGCATTGCCTCTACACGAAAGTGATCGT ATCTTCTTTCCGTCAGTACATGATGAGCACTGGTTCTTGTTCGTTGTTGACATTATAGCAAGAAAGTTTGTCTTCCTAGATTCATATTATGAAGGGAACACACCATTCCACATCGGGATCAGAGATTTGATG ATAAACAATTTCATAAAAACATGGCAAGATTCTAATCTGAGAGGAATGAGTTTCAGAAAGTTTGGTGTAGAGTACCCAAACATGCCAAAGCAAATCGGAAG CGACAGTTCACAATGA
- the LOC123165088 gene encoding uncharacterized protein isoform X5 — translation MACDVAADEPPAIPTALDKAPAVCPVQEPRATDNSPAVCTVRELRAGDAPSAMGRGPDLCSGDTEHAAHDRELLSKDTNPDLLETNNSSQEHDSGDDTMNDKHEQSIVDLTETDASDGMLFDGLRRILEERQERKQERSALKEKRNKRRRPEEGKPKRHINKERATAYSRFSIGYFAKIVDVVCKSNHRMDVVRNGGFGYLLELDDCYVPRPFAQWVADNISTKDEAIVLGGKSIPLNPEAVSLVLGIPAGGTKITVLDEEFGKAEFLSLFGLTDLPSISFFGNKIINEELPDDVYLRCFLTVALATFLCPTSNTKPSTKYLGALVDVSKSKDLDWCSFVHTWNIAYVKKYQTDKLKQKRITTTLGGCIYQLAVWCLDFNNFGSITIPPALPRVCFWKGQTIKHFSDMLIGKDGLYGALQIKDEAETCYAETDGAWASTAKNSNIQKALQRVLGNSFSDKIKEDIFLNFQERVKDQNLTTCLIAKQVLLDTLNIVSSSFNGSQHTEKLESSEHLYMPSDKDNGFGSTIRVDSNGIEIGSDRRGRKKRMKTSTQQSITSTSKDVLLQDKIKQSTPEVDTQGVKAELQPVPWNGPINEHKHQDELEVNSEIGKGCTHIVGQPVRAECIALQQEAHEGESMNKVGPAKHNQDTNMLDGHSNILERSVNACPIEIEAPQKSTSLNYMLLSARLAKAVMSTTQVNNSKEVSTRDVQTTFTGLEHNTVNNNKTQHCIDTSTMEQRNEKQAVVSECVEHQNNIDKDQNTANNVSDYKKRVELDIDINIALSNNDKQQHVKELQDTLHPLDIARQKYFFTDDATPSCRILPDHDDCGNQIIEPELWRPLEMNSEEYNSQIEEAKKKYPCNASKDEQEVQGDSSIQCAQRQPVSIGICKYRDFLPQFEEKDGIIDLTSAVARMSHTWDRATTCYSPMGKWNNENAESPTQKHKKRYSTTAILGKRLFSDEFDENDEQEGTKHQPMPVSPDVQVLGERSFNGSCSSMVNTADNLYNTKLSLGTSSSGKENLPPKRITHPSKWLSSPYDHNERGPLQPHEIELHRGIVALSKVEPHRRQSGCVD, via the exons ATGGCCTGCGATGTCGCCGCCGACGAGCCACCCGCCATCCCCACCGCGCTCGACAAGGCCCCCGCCGTCTGCCCCGTCCAGGAGCCCCGCGCGACCGACAACtcccccgccgtctgcaccgtccGGGAGCTCCGCGCAGGCGACGCGCCGTCCGCCATGGGCAGGGGCCCCGATCTCTGCTCCGGCGACACTGAGCATGCGGCACACGATAGA GAGCTTTTAAGCAAAGATACAAATCCTGACCTTTTGGAGACAAACAACAGTAGCCAAGAACATGATTCAGGGGATGACACCATGAATGACAAACATGAACAAAGTATAGTGGATCTGACAGAAACAGACGCATCTGACGGCATGCTGTTTGACGGCTTGAGAAGAATT TTAGAGGAAAGACAAGAGAGGAAGCAGGAAAGGAGTGCTTTGAAAGAGAAAAGGAACAAG AGGAGAAGGCCAGAGGAAGGAAAACCCAAACGACACATTAACAAAGAAAGAGCAACTGCATACAGCAGATTTAGCATTGGATATTTCGCAAAGATTGTTGATGTTGTGTGCAAAAGCAATCATAGGATGGATGTTGTTAGGAACGGTGGTTTTGGATACTTGCTTGAGCTAGATGATTGTTATGTTCCACGGCCATTCGCACAGTGGGTCGCGGACAACATATCCACAAAAGATGAAGCAATTGTACTTGGTGGGAAATCAATTCCTCTCAACCCTGAAGCCGTATCATTAGTTCTTGGTATACCAGCAGGCGGAACAAAGATCACAGTGCTAGACGAGGAGTTTGGGAAAGCGGAGTTTCTATCACTGTTTGGGCTAACAGATCTTCCATCCATAAGTTTCTTCGGGAACAAGATTATAAATGAAGAGCTGCCTGACGACGTTTATCTTCGCTGCTTCTTGACTGTCGCACTAGCAACCTTCCTGTGTCCCACATCCAACACAAAGCCAAGCACCAAATATTTGGGAGCACTTGTGGATGTGTCAAAGTCAAAAGATCTTGATTGGTGCTCTTTTGTCCATACATGGAATATCGCCTATGTCAAGAAGTACCAAACAGACAAGCTGAAGCAGAAACGGATAACAACCACTTTGGGAGGCTGCATTTATCAGCTAGCA GTTTGGTGTCTAGACTTCAACAATTTTGGATCAATAACAATTCCACCAGCACTACCCAGGGTTTGTTTTTGGAAAGGACAAACCATTAAACATTTTAGTGATATGCTAATTGGGAAAGATGGATTATATGGAGCTCTTCAA ATAAAAGATGAGGCAGAAACTTGCTATGCAGAAACTGACGGTGCATGGGCAAGCACCGCCAAGAACTCAAACATCCAAAAAGCTCTACAAAGGGTCTTAGGCAACTCTTTTTCAGATAAG ATCAAAGAAGATATATTCCTCAATTTCCAGGAGCGTGTAAAAGATCAAAACCTGACCACTTGTCTGATAGCAAAACAAGTGTTGCTGGATACTTTGAACATTGTCTCTTCTTCTTTTAATGGCTCTCAACATACAGAGAAGTTAGAGTCATCCGAGCACTTGTACATGCCATCCGACAAAGATAATGGGTTTGGCAGTACTATTAGAGTTGATTCTAATGGGATTGAAATTGGCAGTG ATCGAAGAGGCAGGAAGAAGAGAATGAAGACGAGTACACAGCAGTCAATAACTTCAACAAGTAAGGATGTATTGTTGCAAGATAAAATAAAG CAAAGCACACCTGAAGTTGACACACAAGGAGTCAAAGCTGAATTGCAACCAGTACCATGGAATGGTCCTATAAATGAGCACAAACATCAAGATGAACTG GAAGTAAATTCTGAAATTGGTAAAGGATGTACACATATAGTTGGACAACCGGTGCGTGCTGAATGCATTGCACTGCAACAAGAAGCCCACGAG GGAGAAAGCATGAACAAGGTTGGCCCTGCTAAACACAACCAAGACACAAATATGTTGGATGGACATAGCAACATCCTCGAGCGCAGTGTCAATGCTTGTCCTATTGAAATAGAAGCACCACAGAAAAGCACTAGCCTGAACTACATGCTATTATCAGCTAGATTGGCAAAAGCAGTGATGAGCACGACACAAGTTAACAATTCAAAGGAAGTATCCACTAGAGATGTACAGACAACATTCACAGGGTTAGAACATAATACTGTTAACAACAATAAAACACAG CATTGTATAGACACTAGTACCATGGAGCAACGAAATGAGAAGCAAGCAGTGGTTTCTGAATGTGTGGAACATCAAAATAACATTGACAAAG ATCAAAACACTGCGAATAATGTCAGCGATTACAAGAAGCGCGTTGAACTTGATATAGATATCAACATAGCACTATCAAACA ACGATAAGCAACAACATGTCAAAGAGTTACAGGACACTTTGCATCCATTAGATATTGCAAGGCAAAAGTACTTCTTCACAGATGATGCGACACCTAGCTGCAGAATTCTTCCAGACCATGATGATTGTGGGAATCAAATAATAGAGCCAGAATTGTGGCGCCCATTAGAGATGAACTCGGAAGAATATAATTCTCAAATAGAG GAAGCAAAGAAAAAATATCCATGCAATGCAAGCAAGGATGAGCAAGAAGTGCAAGGAGATTCCTCCATACAGTGTGCGCAGAGACAACCCGTGTCCATAGGCATTTGCAAGTATAGAGACTTTCTTCCACAGTTTGAAGAAAAGgatggcatcatcgacttg ACATCGGCTGTTGCACGCATGTCACACACTTGGGACAGAGCAACAACATGCTACTCCCCAATGGGCAAATGGAACAATGAGAACGCTGAAAGTCCTACACAAAAGCACAAGAAG AGATATTCAACAACAGCAATTTTAGGGAAGAGGCTTTTTTCAGATGAgtttgatgaaaatgatgaacaagaagGCACTAAACACCAACCAATGCCT GTGTCTCCGGATGTTCAAGTTTTGGGGGAGAGATCATTCAATGGTTCATGCTCTAGTATGGTAAACACGGCGGACAATTTATACAACACGAAGCTATCATTAGGCACTTCATCAAGTGGTAAAGAGAATTTGCCTCCAAAAAGGATAACACACCCAAGCAAGTGGCTCTCCTCACCATATGATCACAACGAGAGAGGACCTCTTCAGCCACATGAGATAGAGCTACACAGGGGCATAGTGGCACTAAGCAAAGTTGAACCTCACAGAAGG CAAAGTGGCTGTGTTGATTGA